Proteins encoded by one window of Aliivibrio wodanis:
- the cya gene encoding adenylate cyclase — protein sequence MQTYIETLIARQQRLTEQRIDRALALMKPLGQEIFHQLPLLLHFNHSELPGFVEGAPSGIKQFQANKKQREWMAQLTLRYPLSTSNQGNILGLYSMGSTSSIGQTIGSDLDIWVCIPENLPADKKALLQKKCDALTEWAEQFYIEANFFLMEQNRFREAYSEEMTGDNCGSSQHLLLLDEFYRTAVCLGGQQLLWQIIPPEMEESYDEYVEQLCAQGVIQRDQWIDFGRLNHIPAEEYFGSSLWQLYKSIDSPFKSVLKAILLEAYSWEYPHTQLLSIDSKRRFFADEPDLYGMDAYYLMLAKVTRYLERTNDASRLELVRRSFYLKTHEKLSRRQGQGSVEWRRKALTELTSQWGWSQATIVELDSRRTWKVEQVKKSHNDLLEALMQSYRNLIRFARNNDITSSISPEDISILARKLYAAFEELPGKVTLLNPQISPDLHEADLSFIEVQESGINKAGWYVYKQPLIAKELMGAKFLEHNRYLSKLVAWAFFNGLLTESTRLDAVVRQADLNIDKFYQMVSDLRNTFSVNMPQPTKEELGSPCEVRQLSIFINLESDPTETLKMKPERMNQVDADIFSCGSNQNNLIGSVDLVYRNSWHEVRTLNFSGETAILDALKTVLCKMHQDAARPESVDVFCYSKQMRGIIRNNIYQLLAECIELRLKPVENNEKRRRFKGIKIGSTMYGLFFERRGVSIQKLEDSVQFYSSISTNKAIGSTTIPLGESSGIVIPDVVDSFASEGLIQFFFDDADNHEDGFNIYVLDEENKVEIYHECYGSKDDMVNSINHYYTSSRNNIDLDVPDKVNFNLPQFYEVVYSEAKEASVLSYRSGQQQCKSKQA from the coding sequence TTGCAAACCTATATTGAAACATTAATCGCTCGACAACAACGTCTTACTGAACAGCGTATAGATCGTGCATTAGCATTAATGAAACCACTTGGGCAAGAGATCTTCCATCAATTGCCGTTGCTATTGCATTTCAATCATTCGGAGCTTCCGGGTTTTGTTGAAGGTGCACCTAGTGGTATTAAACAGTTTCAGGCAAATAAAAAGCAGCGTGAGTGGATGGCTCAACTGACACTTCGTTATCCTTTATCTACCTCTAACCAAGGCAACATTCTTGGTTTATATTCTATGGGTAGTACCTCTTCTATTGGCCAGACTATTGGCAGTGACCTTGATATTTGGGTCTGTATTCCAGAAAACCTTCCCGCAGATAAAAAAGCATTATTGCAGAAGAAGTGCGATGCTTTGACCGAGTGGGCAGAACAGTTTTACATTGAAGCGAATTTTTTCTTAATGGAACAGAATCGTTTTCGTGAGGCCTATTCTGAAGAGATGACAGGTGATAATTGTGGTTCTTCGCAGCATTTATTATTATTAGATGAGTTCTACCGTACAGCTGTATGTCTTGGTGGACAGCAACTATTATGGCAAATTATTCCTCCAGAAATGGAAGAGAGCTATGATGAATATGTTGAGCAATTATGTGCCCAGGGAGTCATACAAAGAGATCAGTGGATTGATTTTGGACGCCTTAATCATATCCCAGCAGAAGAGTACTTTGGTTCTAGCCTATGGCAACTCTATAAGAGTATCGACTCACCATTTAAGTCGGTATTAAAAGCGATCTTGCTGGAAGCCTACTCTTGGGAATATCCACACACACAATTATTAAGTATTGATAGTAAACGTCGTTTCTTTGCCGATGAGCCTGATCTCTATGGGATGGATGCGTATTATCTGATGCTTGCAAAAGTGACGCGTTATCTTGAGCGAACTAATGACGCTTCTCGTCTAGAGTTGGTCCGTCGCAGTTTTTACCTTAAAACACATGAAAAACTGTCACGTCGACAAGGGCAAGGCTCTGTTGAATGGCGTCGCAAAGCGTTAACCGAACTGACGTCTCAGTGGGGATGGTCTCAAGCAACGATCGTCGAGCTTGATTCTCGTCGTACCTGGAAAGTGGAACAAGTTAAAAAATCGCATAACGATCTGCTAGAAGCATTAATGCAAAGTTATCGTAACTTGATCCGTTTTGCGCGTAATAATGACATAACGTCGTCGATTAGCCCTGAAGATATTAGTATTCTTGCTCGTAAGCTTTACGCTGCGTTTGAAGAACTTCCAGGTAAGGTGACGTTACTAAACCCACAAATTTCTCCAGACTTGCATGAAGCGGATTTAAGCTTTATTGAAGTGCAAGAAAGCGGTATTAACAAAGCAGGTTGGTATGTCTATAAGCAACCATTAATTGCCAAAGAATTAATGGGTGCTAAGTTTTTAGAGCATAACCGATATTTAAGTAAGCTAGTGGCATGGGCATTCTTTAATGGCTTGCTAACAGAATCTACGCGGTTAGATGCGGTTGTTCGTCAGGCTGATTTAAACATTGATAAGTTCTATCAAATGGTGAGCGACCTAAGAAATACCTTCTCAGTTAACATGCCACAGCCGACAAAAGAAGAGTTAGGTAGCCCTTGTGAAGTACGCCAATTATCTATTTTCATAAATTTAGAAAGTGATCCGACAGAAACATTGAAGATGAAACCAGAACGTATGAACCAGGTGGATGCTGATATTTTCAGTTGTGGTAGCAATCAAAATAATTTGATCGGTAGCGTTGATTTGGTTTACCGAAATTCATGGCATGAAGTGAGAACGCTTAACTTCAGTGGTGAAACGGCCATTTTAGATGCGCTAAAAACAGTACTATGTAAAATGCACCAAGATGCAGCTCGCCCTGAATCTGTCGACGTGTTTTGCTACAGTAAACAAATGCGTGGCATCATTCGTAATAACATTTACCAGCTATTGGCTGAGTGTATTGAACTTCGTCTAAAGCCTGTTGAAAATAACGAAAAACGTCGTCGTTTTAAAGGCATTAAAATAGGTTCAACTATGTACGGTCTATTCTTTGAGCGTCGTGGTGTATCGATTCAGAAATTAGAAGATTCAGTACAATTTTATTCAAGTATCTCAACTAATAAAGCGATTGGTTCAACGACAATTCCTTTAGGTGAGAGTTCTGGTATTGTGATCCCTGATGTGGTGGATTCGTTTGCAAGTGAAGGCTTGATTCAATTCTTCTTTGATGATGCGGATAATCATGAAGATGGTTTTAATATTTACGTATTAGATGAAGAGAATAAGGTTGAGATTTATCATGAGTGTTATGGCAGCAAAGATGACATGGTAAACAGCATTAATCATTATTACACTTCAAGTCGCAATAATATTGATTTAGATGTTCCTGATAAAGTGAACTTCAACTTACCTCAGTTTTATGAGGTGGTTTACAGCGAAGCTAAAGAAGCATCAGTACTTTCTTATCGCAGTGGTCAACAGCAGTGTAAATCAAAGCAGGCGTAA
- a CDS encoding ferredoxin, whose amino-acid sequence MKKIILLPQQKEFSIEEGQTILDAALEAGINYPNRCQVGACAMCLCKKLEGEIEYDLEPLLTDKEQQEGWVFACQATAKSDLVLLLE is encoded by the coding sequence GTGAAAAAAATAATCTTACTCCCACAGCAAAAAGAATTCAGCATCGAAGAAGGACAAACCATCTTAGATGCGGCATTAGAGGCAGGGATAAACTACCCAAACCGATGCCAAGTTGGTGCATGTGCCATGTGCTTATGTAAAAAGTTAGAAGGGGAAATAGAGTACGATTTAGAACCACTTCTAACCGACAAAGAACAACAAGAAGGGTGGGTATTTGCGTGTCAGGCAACAGCAAAAAGTGATTTAGTGCTGTTGTTAGAATAA
- a CDS encoding putative exported protein, whose product MRQGLLASILLSASLLPGQVSASEVQPSFVNRLLVDQQLNKKVDELHQYLVDGDIITLNFSLNRLSMPQQEAVRFMLVQKIEQKNQILSPKGTIWLKEQLVIHPAYTIKEQGNGYVVTKLAFDYSSIASRVLNQMSKDQKVLDFILAAEEHRLVLSEWLVGEPHEVRVRQSIVLAELDSLTPEALGYLVAQITDDPLSVWLPTTEVMVRLAQLSQSADVYKILWKMRTDQHSIAELDRLAAVAPEPFATQQIIAATNNPSLKQSAFASLAQLHPLPKEVQTFLLAKIDHIQDGGAVAMHLANYGHASWLENLSTTRNKIRRQHVSVALSQR is encoded by the coding sequence ATGCGACAAGGACTGTTAGCATCGATCCTCCTCTCAGCAAGTTTGCTGCCTGGTCAAGTATCAGCATCTGAAGTTCAACCTAGTTTTGTTAATCGTTTACTGGTTGATCAGCAACTCAATAAGAAGGTCGATGAATTACATCAATATTTAGTTGATGGTGACATCATTACACTTAATTTTTCCCTCAATCGTCTCTCTATGCCACAACAAGAAGCGGTACGTTTCATGTTGGTACAGAAAATAGAGCAGAAAAATCAGATCTTAAGCCCTAAAGGAACTATTTGGCTTAAAGAACAATTAGTTATTCATCCAGCTTATACTATTAAAGAGCAAGGTAATGGTTATGTGGTAACTAAACTTGCTTTTGACTATTCTAGTATTGCCTCTCGTGTCTTAAATCAGATGTCAAAAGATCAAAAAGTATTAGATTTTATTCTTGCAGCTGAAGAGCATCGCTTAGTTCTATCTGAATGGCTAGTAGGTGAACCGCATGAAGTACGAGTTCGCCAGTCAATTGTTCTCGCTGAATTAGACAGTTTAACCCCGGAAGCCCTAGGGTATCTTGTTGCTCAGATAACTGACGATCCCTTATCTGTTTGGTTGCCAACAACCGAAGTAATGGTACGTTTGGCACAGTTATCTCAAAGTGCTGATGTGTATAAGATTTTATGGAAAATGCGTACTGATCAACACAGTATTGCTGAGCTCGATCGTTTAGCAGCTGTTGCACCAGAGCCATTTGCAACTCAACAAATTATTGCAGCGACGAATAATCCTTCTTTAAAACAGAGTGCCTTTGCTTCATTGGCACAACTTCATCCACTTCCTAAAGAGGTTCAAACCTTTTTACTTGCAAAGATTGACCATATTCAAGATGGTGGTGCGGTGGCCATGCATTTAGCTAATTATGGACATGCGTCTTGGTTGGAAAACTTATCAACAACACGTAATAAAATACGCAGACAGCATGTAAGTGTTGCGTTATCACAGCGCTAA
- the fre gene encoding NAD(P)H-flavin reductase produces MPINCKVKSIEPLACNTFQILLHPEQPVEFKAGQYLMVVMGEKDKRPFSIASSPCRHEGEIELHIGAAEHNAYAGEVVESMKAALENGGDIQIDAPHGEAWIREDSDRSMLLIAGGTGFSYVRSILDHTISQKIQKPIFLYWGGRDECQLYAKAEIEAIAAAHEHITFVPVVEQTEGWTGKTGNVLEAVKADFNSLAEVDIYIAGRFEMAGAAREQFITEKQAKKEQLFGDAFAFI; encoded by the coding sequence ATGCCAATCAATTGCAAAGTAAAGTCTATCGAGCCATTGGCTTGTAATACTTTTCAAATCTTACTTCACCCAGAACAACCTGTTGAATTCAAAGCAGGCCAATACCTAATGGTAGTGATGGGAGAGAAAGACAAACGTCCATTCTCAATTGCAAGTAGCCCGTGTCGCCACGAAGGTGAGATTGAACTCCATATTGGTGCTGCTGAGCACAATGCTTATGCGGGTGAGGTGGTTGAGTCAATGAAAGCGGCACTAGAAAATGGTGGAGATATTCAAATTGATGCCCCTCATGGTGAAGCGTGGATCCGTGAAGACAGCGATCGCTCAATGCTATTGATCGCTGGTGGTACTGGTTTTAGCTACGTACGTTCAATTTTAGACCATACGATTAGTCAAAAAATTCAAAAGCCAATCTTCTTATACTGGGGTGGCCGTGATGAGTGTCAACTGTATGCAAAAGCAGAGATAGAAGCGATTGCAGCAGCACATGAACACATTACCTTTGTACCAGTAGTCGAGCAAACTGAAGGTTGGACAGGTAAAACGGGTAATGTACTTGAAGCGGTAAAAGCCGACTTTAACTCATTAGCAGAAGTGGATATTTACATTGCGGGTCGCTTTGAAATGGCAGGCGCGGCTCGTGAGCAATTCATCACTGAAAAACAAGCAAAGAAAGAGCAGTTATTTGGTGATGCATTCGCATTTATCTAA
- the hemD gene encoding uroporphyrinogen III synthase HemD — translation MTILVTRPEQESQALCDALNQLGHPAISHPLLTVHPGRELSLLPALFSSLSADDFIITVSQHAVQHTQHYLQQQQKEWKKGVNYLAVGQKSAQYLRTYISDPVHFPTPSDSEHLLALPVLQTVAGKKVIILRGNGGRDLIFEALESLGAKVSYCETYQRQSTPFNGSIKTKEWKSKNVNTLVITSGEQLSFFTSQFTNTDLNWVLKCRLLVPSERINQLGQQLGYQHIETVGGASNSDLLHYLSEHHQDGTFK, via the coding sequence ATGACGATTTTGGTGACTCGCCCAGAGCAAGAGAGCCAAGCACTATGTGATGCCCTGAATCAATTAGGGCATCCTGCTATTTCTCATCCTCTGTTAACGGTTCACCCAGGTAGAGAACTCTCTTTGCTTCCAGCTCTTTTTTCATCACTTTCTGCTGATGACTTTATTATTACAGTAAGTCAACATGCAGTTCAACATACGCAACATTACCTACAACAGCAGCAAAAAGAGTGGAAAAAAGGGGTTAATTACCTTGCGGTGGGTCAAAAGAGCGCTCAATACCTCAGAACCTATATTTCAGATCCAGTACACTTCCCGACACCAAGCGATAGTGAACATTTATTAGCCCTTCCTGTCTTACAGACGGTAGCAGGGAAAAAAGTCATTATCTTGCGCGGAAATGGCGGACGAGACCTCATTTTTGAAGCCCTTGAATCCTTAGGTGCTAAAGTCTCTTATTGTGAAACTTACCAACGCCAATCCACCCCATTTAATGGTTCAATAAAGACCAAAGAATGGAAAAGTAAAAACGTAAATACATTGGTAATCACTAGCGGGGAGCAACTCTCTTTTTTCACCTCGCAATTTACCAATACTGATTTAAACTGGGTATTGAAGTGTCGATTATTAGTACCTAGTGAACGAATTAACCAGCTTGGACAACAACTTGGTTATCAACATATTGAAACGGTTGGCGGAGCCTCTAATTCCGACTTGCTGCACTATCTCAGTGAGCATCATCAAGATGGGACTTTCAAATGA
- the hemC gene encoding porphobilinogen deaminase HemC, producing MSQQLPVRIATRKSPLALWQAHFVKDALQTLHPGLEVELVTMVTKGDIILDTPLAKVGGKGLFVKELEVAMLEGRADLAVHSMKDVPVEFPEGLGLVTICEREDPRDAFVSNTYTCIEDLPAGSVVGTCSLRRQCQLQEARPDLIIKELRGNVGTRLKKLDDGNYDAIILACAGLIRLGLEDRIKSSIEPEQSLPAVGQGAVGIETRLDDTRIRALLEPLNHPETAQRVLCERAMNNRLEGGCQVPIGSYSLIDGDQIWLRALVGEPDGTIMVRGEITGPVSDAEALGTQLAEQLLNDGAKDILDRLYADA from the coding sequence ATGTCACAGCAATTACCAGTTCGAATTGCCACTCGTAAAAGCCCTCTGGCTCTATGGCAAGCCCACTTTGTTAAAGATGCACTGCAAACGCTTCACCCAGGTTTGGAAGTAGAATTAGTTACTATGGTAACTAAAGGTGACATCATTCTTGATACACCATTAGCAAAAGTTGGCGGAAAAGGATTATTCGTTAAAGAACTTGAAGTTGCGATGCTAGAAGGTCGTGCAGATCTTGCGGTTCACTCAATGAAAGATGTTCCTGTTGAGTTCCCAGAAGGCTTAGGCTTAGTGACAATTTGTGAGCGTGAAGATCCACGCGATGCATTCGTATCTAATACTTACACTTGTATTGAAGACTTGCCTGCGGGATCTGTGGTTGGTACATGTAGCTTACGTCGTCAATGTCAGTTACAAGAAGCTCGTCCAGATTTAATCATTAAAGAGCTTCGCGGCAATGTAGGTACTCGTCTAAAGAAATTAGATGATGGTAATTATGACGCAATCATTCTTGCCTGTGCAGGTCTTATTCGTCTTGGTCTAGAAGATCGAATCAAAAGCTCAATTGAGCCAGAACAATCTTTACCTGCCGTTGGCCAAGGTGCTGTTGGTATTGAAACTCGTCTAGATGACACTCGTATTCGTGCTCTACTTGAACCACTTAATCACCCAGAAACGGCACAGCGCGTTTTATGTGAGCGTGCAATGAATAACCGTCTTGAAGGCGGCTGTCAGGTGCCTATCGGTAGTTATTCATTAATTGATGGTGACCAAATTTGGTTACGCGCTTTAGTCGGTGAACCAGACGGTACTATTATGGTACGTGGCGAAATCACCGGCCCAGTTTCTGATGCTGAAGCATTAGGCACCCAATTGGCTGAGCAACTACTTAACGATGGCGCAAAAGATATTTTAGATCGCCTATACGCAGACGCTTAA
- the hemY gene encoding protein HemY — MIRLLLLAIVLVGGLIVGTTFADQQGYVLISIAETTIEMSLTTLVIFIGALIAGLFVLEMIVKRILSVGSFTRGWFSARHLRKARYNTFKGMIKLHEGEWKDAERLITKGGRHNDFPLLNYLAAAEAAQGRQQIEQRDHYLKLASEQSDSRLAVALTSAKLQMREQQYELALATLQSVKVDYPRNPVLLELLKECYLALNEWQPLKNIIHPLTKANLITEQQALELEEKAECGLMEFIATNQGTVGLLDHWNSLPKKLKKHVPVLVCLIKQLHARKADSEAYIILRDNLKKRSDDRLVELLPTLNLADYHPVTVLLEEMVNHDARNPVVQSTLAQLYMRIEKWQPAREHFEAALAIREDMSDYAYLARVLDKQNHKQDAANLSRKALIMVGDND; from the coding sequence ATGATCCGACTCCTTCTTCTAGCCATCGTCTTAGTCGGTGGATTAATTGTAGGTACTACATTTGCTGATCAGCAAGGTTATGTCCTTATTTCTATCGCTGAAACTACCATTGAGATGAGTTTAACGACCTTAGTTATCTTTATCGGCGCCTTGATAGCTGGCCTATTTGTACTTGAAATGATAGTGAAGCGAATTCTATCTGTAGGCAGTTTCACTCGCGGTTGGTTTAGTGCGCGTCACTTACGTAAAGCTCGCTATAACACGTTCAAAGGTATGATAAAGCTTCATGAAGGTGAGTGGAAAGATGCAGAGCGCCTTATCACTAAAGGCGGACGCCATAATGACTTCCCATTATTGAACTATCTTGCCGCAGCAGAAGCGGCTCAAGGTCGTCAGCAAATTGAACAGCGAGACCATTACTTAAAGCTAGCTTCAGAGCAGTCAGACAGCAGACTAGCGGTTGCATTAACGAGCGCGAAATTACAAATGCGTGAGCAGCAGTATGAACTTGCTCTTGCTACGCTACAGTCTGTAAAAGTGGATTATCCACGTAACCCTGTGCTGCTAGAGCTACTTAAAGAGTGTTATTTGGCACTAAATGAATGGCAACCATTAAAGAATATTATTCACCCTCTCACCAAAGCGAATTTGATCACAGAGCAACAGGCATTAGAGTTAGAAGAGAAAGCTGAATGTGGATTGATGGAATTCATTGCAACCAATCAAGGCACTGTTGGGTTATTAGATCATTGGAATTCTTTACCTAAAAAACTAAAGAAACACGTTCCTGTATTAGTTTGTTTAATTAAACAATTACATGCACGTAAAGCGGATTCTGAAGCCTATATTATCTTACGTGATAATTTGAAAAAGCGTAGTGATGATCGCTTAGTTGAACTACTTCCAACCTTAAACTTAGCAGACTATCACCCAGTAACAGTTTTGCTTGAAGAGATGGTTAACCACGACGCTCGTAATCCTGTGGTTCAAAGTACATTAGCTCAACTTTATATGCGTATTGAAAAATGGCAGCCGGCAAGAGAGCACTTTGAAGCAGCATTAGCTATCCGTGAAGATATGTCTGATTATGCGTATTTAGCACGTGTTTTAGATAAACAAAATCACAAGCAAGATGCAGCAAATCTATCCCGTAAAGCCTTAATAATGGTTGGTGATAACGACTAA
- the ubiD gene encoding 3-octaprenyl-4-hydroxybenzoate carboxy-lyase, whose protein sequence is MKYKDLRDFLDHLEQIGQLKRISHPIDPHYEMTEISDRTLRAGGPALLFENPIGYDIPVLTNLFGTAERVAIGMGRKDVLELREVGKLLAYLKEPEPPKGFKDALDKLPVFKQVLNMPTKNIRKANCQQIVWQGDEVDLDKIPVMSCWADDVAPLLTWGLTITKGPNKKRQNLGIYRQQKLSKNKVIMRWLAHRGGALDLRDWMETNPGEPFPVSVAFGADPATILGAVTPVPDTLSEYAFAGLLRGSRTEITKSISNDLEVPASAEIVLEGYIDPTEFADEGPYGDHTGYYNEVEKHHVFTVTHITMRKEPIYHSTYTGRPPDEPAVLGVALNEVFVPILQKQFPEIIDFYLPPEGCSYRMAVVTMKKQYPGHAKRVMMGVWSFLRQFMYTKFVLVCDEEVNARDWSQVTAAMSLHMDPFRDSLMIENTPIDSLDFASPVVGLGSKMGLDLTKKWDAELALSPDVESSAISTGSEHIEGCLAELTKEFPEIIDIHLQNDNANMVVVSINKQVSGNGKKIMEAVWSQFDENKFAIVCDGDVNVSDWNDIIWAVTTRMDPARDTLFLKSETSHSKVGLDATNKWEDECLREWGTPIKKDPEIVAKIDSIWDELGVL, encoded by the coding sequence ATGAAATATAAGGATTTACGTGATTTTCTCGATCACTTGGAACAGATCGGACAGTTAAAACGCATTTCACACCCCATTGACCCGCATTATGAAATGACAGAGATCAGCGATCGTACTTTACGAGCGGGTGGTCCTGCATTGTTATTCGAAAATCCTATCGGTTACGATATACCAGTCCTAACCAATTTATTTGGCACTGCTGAACGTGTTGCGATTGGTATGGGACGTAAAGATGTCCTTGAACTTCGTGAAGTGGGCAAATTATTAGCGTATCTAAAAGAGCCAGAGCCACCAAAGGGCTTTAAAGATGCTTTAGATAAACTGCCAGTATTCAAACAAGTATTGAATATGCCAACCAAGAATATTCGGAAAGCAAATTGCCAACAGATTGTTTGGCAAGGTGATGAGGTTGATTTAGATAAAATTCCAGTAATGAGTTGTTGGGCTGATGATGTCGCACCGCTATTAACTTGGGGTTTAACCATCACGAAAGGCCCAAACAAAAAACGTCAGAATTTGGGTATTTATCGCCAACAAAAGCTCAGCAAAAATAAAGTCATCATGCGTTGGCTTGCTCACCGTGGTGGTGCGCTTGATTTACGTGACTGGATGGAAACGAATCCAGGTGAACCTTTCCCTGTTTCTGTGGCGTTTGGTGCCGATCCCGCGACTATTCTTGGTGCTGTAACGCCAGTTCCTGACACCTTATCTGAATACGCGTTTGCCGGCCTTCTACGAGGTAGTCGAACTGAAATTACTAAGTCGATTAGTAACGATTTAGAAGTCCCTGCCAGTGCTGAAATTGTACTTGAAGGCTATATCGACCCAACAGAATTTGCCGATGAAGGCCCTTATGGTGATCACACTGGCTACTACAATGAAGTTGAAAAGCATCACGTATTTACCGTAACGCATATCACCATGCGTAAAGAGCCTATCTATCACAGTACTTATACTGGCCGTCCGCCAGATGAGCCTGCTGTGCTTGGTGTGGCATTAAACGAAGTATTTGTACCTATCTTACAAAAGCAGTTTCCTGAAATTATTGATTTCTATTTACCACCAGAAGGGTGTTCGTATCGCATGGCGGTAGTGACGATGAAGAAACAATATCCAGGCCATGCAAAACGCGTGATGATGGGTGTGTGGTCGTTCTTGCGTCAGTTCATGTACACCAAATTTGTATTAGTGTGTGATGAAGAGGTGAATGCACGAGATTGGTCACAAGTGACAGCAGCAATGTCTCTGCATATGGACCCGTTTCGAGATAGCTTGATGATAGAAAACACGCCAATCGATTCATTAGATTTTGCTTCACCAGTGGTTGGGTTAGGCTCAAAGATGGGCTTAGATCTTACTAAGAAGTGGGACGCAGAATTAGCACTGTCACCAGATGTTGAATCGTCAGCGATAAGTACAGGTAGTGAGCATATTGAAGGCTGCTTAGCTGAGTTAACTAAAGAATTCCCTGAAATTATTGATATTCATTTACAGAATGACAATGCCAATATGGTTGTCGTGTCTATTAATAAACAAGTCTCTGGTAATGGAAAGAAAATCATGGAGGCGGTTTGGTCTCAGTTTGATGAGAACAAGTTTGCTATCGTGTGTGACGGTGATGTCAATGTGAGTGATTGGAATGACATTATTTGGGCTGTGACGACACGAATGGATCCAGCAAGAGACACATTATTTCTGAAAAGCGAAACGAGTCATTCAAAAGTGGGTCTAGATGCGACCAATAAATGGGAAGACGAATGCCTTCGTGAGTGGGGAACTCCAATCAAGAAAGACCCAGAAATCGTCGCTAAAATTGATAGTATCTGGGATGAATTAGGGGTTTTGTGA
- the hemX gene encoding putative uroporphyrin-III C-methyltransferase HemX, with translation MTKNTKPQSAKENAAPVTATDKPQETPKQEKAVTQPEAPKKNDELVDKKSRRLGTVAIIISIVLSGGAFFTSQQQMTQQQVKIAQLEQQLKSADSTFDAKLVTAEQRITNRADEIVRKATVLMQQQDKSIASLQLAIADVKGRRPNDWLLAEADYLVKMAGRKLWLEHDVVSATRLMESADQRISALNDPSLTPLRRAMASDISTLKAIPLIDRDGLVLKLNTLEQQVNTLPLANAILPDAEAIEKKEVSTDINDWQSNLMQSLNDFAGHFITYRVREGNVIPLLSPEQHFYLKENIKGKLLLASKALYREQSEVYTTSLENAKLWASQYFQQDDPSVQSFMTQIDSLSKYKVDVRYPQKMKTQALLSDFISERLRRNVQAIGESPAQDKKAEVVEGDKS, from the coding sequence ATGACAAAAAATACTAAACCACAGTCTGCAAAAGAAAACGCAGCACCGGTTACTGCGACAGATAAGCCGCAAGAAACACCAAAACAAGAAAAAGCAGTGACGCAACCTGAAGCGCCTAAAAAAAATGATGAATTAGTCGATAAAAAAAGCCGTCGCTTAGGTACTGTCGCAATCATTATTTCTATTGTGCTAAGTGGTGGAGCTTTCTTTACTTCACAACAACAAATGACACAACAGCAAGTTAAGATTGCTCAACTAGAACAGCAATTAAAAAGTGCCGACAGTACTTTTGATGCAAAACTAGTCACAGCGGAGCAACGTATTACTAACCGTGCTGATGAAATCGTTCGCAAAGCAACGGTCTTAATGCAGCAACAAGATAAGAGCATTGCTAGCCTTCAATTGGCTATTGCCGATGTTAAAGGCCGTCGTCCGAATGATTGGTTACTTGCTGAAGCTGACTACTTAGTAAAAATGGCTGGACGTAAATTATGGTTAGAACATGATGTAGTAAGTGCTACTCGTCTAATGGAAAGTGCAGACCAACGCATCTCTGCTTTAAATGATCCAAGCCTAACACCACTTCGCCGTGCTATGGCGAGTGACATATCTACATTAAAAGCGATTCCTCTTATTGATCGTGATGGCTTAGTTCTAAAGCTCAATACTCTTGAGCAACAAGTGAATACTCTACCATTAGCTAATGCGATCCTCCCTGATGCAGAGGCTATCGAGAAAAAAGAAGTATCAACAGACATCAATGATTGGCAATCAAACCTGATGCAATCTTTGAATGATTTTGCAGGTCATTTTATTACTTATCGTGTTCGTGAAGGTAATGTTATTCCTCTACTAAGCCCTGAACAGCACTTCTATTTAAAAGAGAACATCAAGGGGAAATTATTATTAGCTTCTAAAGCCTTGTATCGCGAGCAAAGTGAGGTCTATACAACATCATTAGAAAACGCAAAACTATGGGCTTCCCAGTATTTCCAACAGGATGATCCTTCGGTTCAGAGCTTTATGACTCAAATTGATTCTCTATCAAAATACAAAGTAGATGTTCGTTACCCACAGAAAATGAAGACTCAAGCACTACTGTCTGACTTTATTTCTGAGCGTCTGCGCCGTAATGTTCAAGCAATTGGCGAATCACCAGCGCAAGATAAAAAAGCAGAAGTGGTAGAAGGAGATAAATCATGA